In the genome of Dermacentor andersoni chromosome 3, qqDerAnde1_hic_scaffold, whole genome shotgun sequence, one region contains:
- the rogdi gene encoding protein rogdi: MAEADVEEIEALKSEFEWILQEEVNIVLQQLQDIMLECSKRFPHSFSDQENLVKTDKLILNSTSSTAAPEQIKVLATMSGDSISHADIALRIPKHPGTTLRTIVQNDCQWKLQQVQDAGNNLMTALQLLTPPPPKTKFEFKSAEEVTQLMTTVMGCLQRGRASLIIPKKRTIDEILGSRNMKSLQPPLPQDLGASFYVQSHKLIFAVYYVHKDSHGQPKFDVFQAETSVPWLSEVLVLFTIALQLCQQLKDKVAVFYQYREFHIP, from the exons ATGGCGGAAGCAGACGTCGAGGAGATTGAAGCGCTA AAATCAGAATTCGAATGGATTTTGCAAGAAGAAGTAAACATTGTGTTGCAGCAGCTGCAAGACATCATGCTG GAATGCTCCAAGCGTTTCCCGCACTCATTCTCTGACCAAGAAAACCTAGTCAAGACTGACAAGTTGATCCTGAACAGCACAAG CTCCACAGCTGCCCCTGAGCAAATTAAAGTCCTGGCAACAATGTCAGGGGATAGCATCAGCCACGCA GACATTGCACTGCGCATTCCCAAGCATCCCGGCACCACCTTGAGGACAATAGTGCAGAATGACTGCCAGTGGAAGCTGCAGCAG GTGCAAGACGCGGGCAACAACCTAATGACTGCTTTGCAACTGCTCACGCCGCCGCCACCGAAAACCAAGTTTGAGTTCAAGTCTGCAGAAGAAGTAACCCAG CTCATGACCACCGTAATGGGTTGCCTGCAGAGGGGTCGGGCGAGCCTCATCATTCCAAAGAAACGCACCATCGACGAGATTCTTGGAAGCCGGAACATG AAATCCTTacaaccgccactgcctcaagatCTGGGCGCCAGCTTCTATGTGCAGTCCCACAAGCTCATCTTCGCTGTGTATTACGTCCATAAGGACTCGCACGGCCAGCCGAAGTTTGATGTCTTTCAG GCAGAGACGTCTGTGCCCTGGCTGAGTGAAGTCCTCGTACTGTTCACCATAGCCctgcagctctgccagcagcTTAAGGACAAG GTTGCCGTGTTCTACCAGTACAGGGAGTTCCACATCCCATAA